One genomic region from Leptolyngbyaceae cyanobacterium JSC-12 encodes:
- a CDS encoding exopolyphosphatase-like enzyme (IMG reference gene:2510097439~PFAM: DHH family): MQSDSSTARNVVTKSRLTVVDEAQTDIRSSSATDSEIIDPFVRTTQDSQNYSTQPFAFDTSRSREQNQKVEILRQLLERHRGERQLIVLQDFPDPDAMSSAWTYKLIAQKFDIQCDIVYAGTLSHQENVALVKLTSLPVQRWALPTLKNRDLSVYQGCVLIDNQGTTSQLMPSLQEAGIPTAVVIDHHSSQGEIKAEFVDIRPYTRATATILTQYLQAGLLKLDINSSEHVKCATALMHGLRSDTNALRQAQEEDFLAAAYLSRFYDGQLLNAVLQSSRSKQVMDVIERSLKNRIVQNNFSIAGVGFLRYDDRDAIPQAADFLVTEENVHTAVVYGIVHDEDEDIELVIGSLRTNKITLDPDEFLKEAFGQDTHGRFFGGGRSQAGGFEIPLGFLSGFTESAEYAKMKWNVFDAQVKQKLLRLINPDQHYHNGMS; encoded by the coding sequence ATGCAATCTGACTCATCGACTGCTCGAAACGTGGTAACAAAAAGTCGCTTGACCGTTGTGGACGAGGCTCAAACAGATATTCGGTCATCGTCAGCTACGGATTCTGAAATTATTGATCCATTCGTTAGAACTACTCAAGATTCTCAAAACTACTCGACTCAACCTTTTGCCTTCGATACGTCGCGTTCGCGCGAGCAAAATCAAAAAGTTGAGATATTAAGGCAGTTGCTCGAACGCCATCGTGGAGAGCGGCAGCTTATTGTTCTACAGGATTTTCCCGATCCCGATGCGATGTCTTCCGCTTGGACATACAAGCTCATTGCTCAGAAGTTTGATATTCAATGTGACATAGTGTACGCTGGGACACTCAGTCATCAAGAAAATGTTGCATTAGTCAAATTAACGAGCTTACCTGTGCAGCGCTGGGCATTGCCAACTCTGAAAAATCGAGATCTATCGGTCTATCAAGGTTGTGTGTTAATTGACAATCAGGGCACAACTAGCCAACTGATGCCTTCACTCCAAGAGGCTGGAATCCCAACGGCGGTTGTGATTGACCATCACAGTTCTCAGGGCGAGATCAAAGCGGAGTTTGTTGATATTCGTCCTTACACACGGGCGACCGCAACAATTCTGACGCAATATCTGCAAGCGGGATTGTTGAAACTAGACATTAACTCCAGTGAACATGTCAAATGTGCCACTGCCCTGATGCATGGGCTGCGCTCTGATACAAATGCTTTACGGCAAGCTCAAGAGGAAGACTTTTTAGCGGCAGCTTATCTAAGCCGCTTCTACGATGGGCAACTACTGAATGCAGTGTTGCAATCCTCTCGGTCTAAACAGGTCATGGATGTGATTGAGCGATCGCTGAAAAATCGCATTGTGCAAAACAACTTCTCGATTGCAGGGGTAGGTTTTTTGCGGTACGACGATCGCGATGCCATTCCTCAAGCGGCAGACTTTTTAGTGACTGAGGAAAACGTTCATACTGCTGTCGTCTACGGGATTGTGCATGACGAAGATGAAGATATTGAACTGGTCATTGGTTCTTTACGTACCAACAAGATCACTCTCGATCCTGATGAGTTCCTCAAAGAAGCTTTTGGGCAGGATACTCACGGGCGCTTCTTCGGCGGCGGGCGTTCGCAAGCAGGCGGCTTTGAGATTCCCTTAGGGTTTTTGTCTGGATTCACCGAAAGTGCTGAGTACGCCAAGATGAAATGGAACGTATTCGATGCTCAGGTGAAGCAAAAACTTCTGCGTCTAATTAATCCAGATCAGCACTATCACAATGGGATGAGTTGA
- a CDS encoding phosphohistidine phosphatase, SixA (IMG reference gene:2510097440~PFAM: Phosphoglycerate mutase family~TIGRFAM: phosphohistidine phosphatase SixA): MAGGIELYLIRHGLAGEFGSYPNDHERPLTEEGKKKTRQVAKRLLDLGLQFDLILTSPLVRARQTAEILMDVGLTDQLENADFLADGDIDSWLTWLQSWKPGKHGHLALVGHEPSLSQWAEQLIWGDSKGAIQFKKAGVLGLELPAYGSPIGASTLFWLTPPRLLLND, translated from the coding sequence ATGGCAGGCGGGATTGAACTATATCTGATCCGACATGGGCTTGCGGGCGAGTTTGGCAGCTACCCCAACGATCATGAGCGTCCCCTGACTGAAGAGGGTAAAAAGAAAACTCGACAAGTCGCTAAACGGTTACTTGATTTAGGACTGCAGTTTGATCTGATTCTGACGAGTCCGCTTGTTCGAGCACGCCAAACAGCCGAAATTCTCATGGATGTTGGGTTAACTGATCAACTAGAAAATGCCGATTTCTTAGCAGATGGAGATATTGATTCCTGGCTGACCTGGCTCCAATCCTGGAAACCTGGTAAACATGGGCACTTGGCATTAGTCGGACACGAACCAAGCCTGAGCCAGTGGGCAGAACAACTAATTTGGGGAGACTCTAAAGGCGCAATCCAATTCAAGAAAGCGGGTGTACTTGGTTTGGAATTACCCGCCTATGGCTCGCCAATTGGAGCAAGTACCCTATTTTGGCTAACACCGCCCAGATTGTTACTCAACGACTGA
- a CDS encoding membrane protein involved in the export of O-antigen and teichoic acid (IMG reference gene:2510097441~PFAM: Polysaccharide biosynthesis protein) yields the protein MTESSMNKPAAESANPQILSLRKRVIRGSVWTLGGHVLSQVIRLGSNLIVSRLLFPEAFGLMALVYTFLSCLEMLSDLGIGPSVIQSKRGDDPKFLNTAWVLSIGRGFVLWVVSCLIAFPVSQFYKEPILLYMLPVAGLGTLMLSFQSTKLMTTNRALELSRMTIMDLVGQVAGVSAMVVAAWFAYVTKAPQNIAVWALLVGTLIGAAVRVFMSHYFLRGINNRFEWDPSAFQEVQRFGRWIFVSTLLTFFALQGNNLILPQLLGFGFLGIFSFANNLANTATGVLGMVGTRVLYPTYAELARDRPERLYPVLKRTRLVLNGMNWGICLLFIFFGQALIRLMYDARYADAGWMLQLLALGSLVTMLGSTYTNVLLAQGQTFMMSALMAVQVFVQFACMFVGYQLGGEQGVVIGIAAMGWALYPFQAICFARLKIWQPEVDLPAIALASGLSVLVLFRLV from the coding sequence ATGACAGAGAGTTCGATGAATAAACCAGCCGCTGAATCGGCTAACCCTCAGATCCTATCCTTGAGAAAGCGGGTTATTCGTGGTTCAGTTTGGACTCTAGGAGGGCATGTATTAAGTCAAGTCATCCGTTTAGGCAGCAATCTTATTGTGAGCCGATTGCTGTTTCCAGAAGCCTTTGGATTGATGGCACTGGTTTATACGTTCCTATCTTGCTTAGAGATGCTATCAGACCTTGGAATCGGTCCTAGCGTTATTCAAAGCAAGCGAGGGGATGATCCAAAGTTCTTAAACACAGCTTGGGTGCTCTCAATTGGTCGAGGTTTTGTTCTTTGGGTTGTGTCTTGTTTAATTGCATTCCCAGTCTCACAGTTTTACAAAGAACCAATTCTGCTTTACATGCTTCCCGTAGCAGGACTTGGCACCTTAATGCTGAGCTTCCAATCTACGAAATTAATGACAACCAATCGTGCATTAGAACTTAGCCGTATGACCATTATGGATCTGGTGGGTCAGGTAGCGGGGGTAAGTGCGATGGTGGTTGCCGCATGGTTTGCTTATGTGACTAAAGCCCCTCAAAACATTGCCGTATGGGCATTACTTGTAGGAACGCTGATTGGGGCGGCTGTCCGTGTGTTTATGAGCCACTATTTTCTGAGAGGAATCAATAACCGCTTTGAATGGGACCCCTCTGCATTCCAGGAAGTGCAGCGATTTGGGCGCTGGATTTTTGTGAGCACTTTGTTAACGTTTTTCGCGCTGCAAGGAAATAACTTGATTCTTCCACAACTGCTGGGGTTTGGGTTTCTTGGAATTTTCTCATTTGCGAATAATCTGGCGAACACGGCTACAGGTGTTTTAGGGATGGTGGGTACGCGGGTGCTGTATCCAACTTATGCCGAACTGGCACGGGATCGTCCAGAACGTCTGTATCCAGTCCTGAAACGAACTCGTCTTGTCTTAAATGGCATGAACTGGGGAATCTGCCTGCTATTTATTTTCTTTGGTCAAGCGTTGATTCGGCTCATGTATGATGCTCGCTATGCCGATGCCGGATGGATGCTACAGCTTCTAGCGCTTGGTTCATTAGTCACCATGTTGGGTTCCACTTATACAAACGTTCTTCTGGCACAGGGTCAAACGTTTATGATGAGTGCTTTGATGGCAGTGCAGGTATTTGTACAATTTGCGTGTATGTTTGTTGGCTACCAGTTAGGTGGTGAACAGGGTGTGGTAATTGGTATTGCAGCAATGGGCTGGGCACTTTACCCGTTTCAGGCAATTTGTTTTGCCAGACTTAAAATTTGGCAGCCGGAAGTTGATTTACCGGCGATCGCGCTTGCTTCTGGACTTTCCGTGCTCGTCCTTTTCCGGCTGGTTTGA